Within Flavobacterium pisciphilum, the genomic segment AACCCTATGTTATGTAAAACGGTGCTATTTTTAAAATCATAAACAACTGCATTAGAAAGCTTTTCAATTTCCTGAAAATAGCGCAAGGCATTTTTAAATTCATTTTGTTCTAATGCAATTTCACCTAACTTCATCTTCACTTTATAAAAGAACTGAAAGTCTTTGGAAATTTTACTAAACTCTTCTTTAGATTCTTTAAGTAGTTTTTTTTCTTTAAAACTAATTCCTCTAAAATAATGACAGAAATCTTTTAGTTCTTTATTTTTAGCACTACTAATTTCTTTCATGGAATATACCAAAGTAGAATCCCAATTATTTTGTCTAAAGAACATCTGAGCTTTATTAAAGTTGGTCCTTTCTTTAAACTTTTGAGCTTTAGCTTCAATTACAAAAGCCATTAAATTACCAACAGGCTGTTGTCCTTGAGAAAAAAGAGAGAAAGAGAGAAAAAATAATACTGAAGTAGTTAGTAATCTAATTTTAGCCATTACACTCTTGTACTTTATATTTTACAAATTAAAGAATAAAAGTGTTATAGAATTTTACGCCTATTGCACTTTTATCCTGCATTTATAAGGCTCTATCTACCCAGCCTGAACTGTTGTTACTGTTCCTCTTGAGGCTACCGGATCTACATCCCAAAGGAAAGTTTCTATTGTTTTTATTTGTGAAAAACCTTCAAATGGTATTGGCTCCGCATCAAAAGAAACTTCATAAACATTAAACTCTTTTGCTACTGTCTCTATCATATCATAACATATAAAAAACTGTAACTGAGGAATTCCTTCAATGTTAACATAACAATTTTGAAAAATACTTAAAGATAATTCGCTTTGCTCGTCTTGAGCTATAAAAACGATTGCTTGAATAACAAGCCTTTCCTTATGATCTTTAAAACTTGCTTGGACAATTGGAGGCAAAAGTGCTTTCGATTTATTTTCAGGAAATGTAACCGAACCAATTGGTTCAACAGTACTATTTTCAATACATATTCCAGGGGGGAATTTTACTAAAATTTCTGAATTTAAGTTTGTTGTGCTCATAATTTTAAGTTAGTTAGATTATAGGTTTGGGGACCTAGTAAAAGTTAATAAAATATTTAAAAACTACGAAATAACCTATTTCACCAGTATCAACATGAAAACAGCGTTAATTCTACCTCAAATATAACAAAGAATTTCCTAATAACTTTTAAACATTTAAAAAATAATGAACTGATAACAAGGTTTTTAAAACATTTAAATAGTTTGCATAAAAAAACCTTAAACATTAGTTTAAGGTTTTTGCTCTATTTAAGATGTACCGTTTAGTTCTTTGCACTTCTCATTTTTCTTGCCAGTAATGTGTTTTTAAGCAACATTGCAATAGTCATTGGACCTACTCCACCAGGAACCGGTGTTATAAATGATGACTTCTTACTTACTTCATTAAAATCAACATCACCTGTAATTACATATCCTTTTGGGTGTGTAGCATCTTCAACTCTTGTAATTCCAACGTCGATAACTACAACTCCATCTTTAACCATATCCGCTTTTAGGTAATTTGGAACTCCTAAAGCTGTAATGATAATATCTGCGTTTTTAGTAAACTCTTCAATATTCTTAGTTCTACTATGTGTTAGCGTTACTGTTGAATCTCCTGGATTTCCTTTGCGACTCATCAAAATACTCATTGGTCGACCTACAATATGGCTACGTCCGATAACTACAGTATGTTTTCCTGCTGTTTCTACTTTATAACGCTCTAATAATTGCATGATTCCAAATGGTGTAGCTGGAATAAAAGTATCCATCTCTAAAGCCATTTTTCCAAAGTTTGTAGGATGAAAACCATCTACGTCTTTATCTGGATCTATAGCCATTAAAATCTTTTGTTCGCTGATATGTTTTGGCAAAGGCAACTGTACGATATATCCATCTAGATTATCATCTTCGTTTAATTCTTTAATTTTAGCCAACAATTCATCTTCTGTAATTGTTTCTGGTAAACTTACCAAGGTTGAATCGAAACCTATTTGCTGACATGATCTTACTTTACTACCCACATAGGTCAAACTAGCTCCATCGTTACCAACGATCACAGCTGCCAAATGAGGTACTTTCCCTCCTGCATCTTTAATCGCTTGCACTTCTATTGCAATTTCGTTTTTAATATCCTCAGCTGTTTTTTTACCGTCTAGTAGTTGCATTGTTTTAAGTTAAATGTTTTTTAGTTAGAAGTGAGAAGTTAAAATACTTCTCGATTTATTATCAATTATAGTTATAAAATTTAAGGTCTAAAATTCCAAGCAACTTGAAACTTTAAACCTTAATTATTTTTTTATTTATCTCGGCATTCCGCCTGGCATTCCTTTCATGCCTCCCATCATTTTCATTAAATTCTTTCCGCCTGGGCCTTGCATCATCTTCATCATTTTGCTCATTTGGTCAAACTGCTTCATCAGTTGATTTACTTGCTCGATTTTAGTTCCAGAACCTTTTGCAATTCTAGCTTTCCTTTTTACATCTATTACAGCCGGCTTACTTCTTTCTAACGGTGTCATCGAGTGTATGATTGCTTCAATATGCTTGAAGGCATCATCTTCAATCTCTACATCTTTCATGGCCTTAGAAGCTCCTGGTATCATTCCTACCAAGTCTTTCATATTACCCATCTTCTTTACTTGCTGAATTTGTGACAAGAAATCATCAAAACCAAATTCGTTCTTAGCGATTTTCTTTTGAATCTTTCTAGCTTCTTCTTCATCAAATTGCTCTTGCGC encodes:
- a CDS encoding bifunctional 5,10-methylenetetrahydrofolate dehydrogenase/5,10-methenyltetrahydrofolate cyclohydrolase, producing the protein MQLLDGKKTAEDIKNEIAIEVQAIKDAGGKVPHLAAVIVGNDGASLTYVGSKVRSCQQIGFDSTLVSLPETITEDELLAKIKELNEDDNLDGYIVQLPLPKHISEQKILMAIDPDKDVDGFHPTNFGKMALEMDTFIPATPFGIMQLLERYKVETAGKHTVVIGRSHIVGRPMSILMSRKGNPGDSTVTLTHSRTKNIEEFTKNADIIITALGVPNYLKADMVKDGVVVIDVGITRVEDATHPKGYVITGDVDFNEVSKKSSFITPVPGGVGPMTIAMLLKNTLLARKMRSAKN